The Geotrypetes seraphini chromosome 2, aGeoSer1.1, whole genome shotgun sequence genome contains the following window.
tcagttcatacattcacctcccactattgtctggacactttgtccagaagcgacggccggtttggccagtcggtgttacgtaacctgttttcctaaattgccatcctcccacctgcccttttttgtttggcttggaggtcacccacatgtgagaatatcatgcctgcttgtcctgggataaagcacagttacttaccgtaacaggtgttatccagggacaccaggcatatattctcacaacccgcccgcctccccggggatggcttctttgctagttatggaactgaggaccacgaggtgggatgcgccctctagtgggcaagaaggcatgcacatgcgtggtgcagtgtagcaaacttgaaacttcaatcaagtttgcttgaaaagctgtccgcgctggggctccgtagataacgtcacccacatgtgagaatatatgcctgctgtccctggataacatctgttacggtaagtaactgtgctttatcatcaAACAGGTTTAAAATGTCTTCAGAGGATCCATGAGAGTGAGAGGCCatttacatgttcagaatgtggcAAAAGATATAGTGATCCCTCAGCTTTAAAAacacacaagaggattcatactggagagaaaccgtatagctgttcagaatgtgggaaaagctttagttggcaatcaactttaaaaaggcacaagaggactcatactggagagaaaccatttacatgttcagaatgtggtaaaagctttagtcagcTATCAACTTTAAaaaggcacaagaggattcatactggagagaaaccatttacatgttcagaatgtggtaaaagctttatttGGCAGTCACATTTAGAAAATCACaataggattcatactggagagaaaccatttacatgttcagaatgtggtaaaagtcaTTGTGATCGATCAGCTTTTAAAAGGCACATGATGATGCATAGTGGAGAGAAActatatacctgttcagaatgtgggaaaagctttagtcGGCAATCAATTTTAAAAGGGCACAAGAGAactcatactggagagaaaccatttacatgttcagaatgtggtaaaagctttagtcagcagtcacatttaaaaaatcacaataggattcatactggagagaaaccatttacatgttcagaatgtggtaaaagtcaTTGTGATCGATCAGCTTTTAAAAGGCACATGATGATGCATagtggagagaaaccatttacatgttcagaatgtgggaaaagctttagtcGACAATCAATTTTAAAAGGGCACAAGAGAactcatactggagagaaaccatttacatgttcagaatgtgggaaaagctttatttGGCAGTCAGATTTAAAAAATCACaataggattcatactggagagaaaccatttacatgttcagaatgtggtaaaagtcaTTGTGATCGATCAGCTTTTAAAAGGCACATGATGATGCAtagtggagagaaaccatatacctgttcagaatgtggtaaaacctTTAGTCGTCAGTCACATTTAAAAAATCACaataggattcatactggagagaaaccatttacatgttcagaatgtggtaaaagacaTCATGATCCATCAGCTTTTAAAAGACACATGATGATGCATAGTGGAGAGAATctatatacctgttcagaatgtggtaaaagctttattcAGCAGTTACATTTAAAAAGGCACaaaaggattcatactggagagaaaccatatacctgtttagaatgtggtaaaagctttagtcagcagtcacatttaaaaaatcacaataggattcatactggagagaaaccatatacctgttcagaatgtggtaaaagtcaTTGTGATCGATCAGCTTTTAAAAGGCACATGATGATGCAtagtggagagaaaccatatacctgttcagaatgtggtaaaacctTTAGTCGTCAGTCACATTTAAAAAATCACaataggattcatactggagtgaaaccatttacatgttcagaatgtggtaaaagacaTCATGATCCATCAGCTTTTAAAAGGCACATGATGATGCATACTGGAGAGAATctatatacctgttcagaatgtggtaaaagctttatttGGCAGTTACatttaaaaatgcacaaaaggattcatactggagagaaaccatatacctgtttagaatgtggtaaaagctttagtcagcagtcacatttaaaaaatcacaataggattcatactggagagaaaccatatacctgttcagaatgtggtaaaagctttaatcagcaGTCACATTTAAAAAATCACAATAGGATTCATAccggagagaaaccatttacatgttcagaatgtggtaaaagatatCGTGATCCATCAGCTTTAAAAAGGCACATTATGATGCATAGTGGAGAGAAActatatacctgttcagaatgtgagAAAAGCTTTAGTCGGCAATCAACTTTAAAAAGGCACAAGTGGactcatactggagagaaaacCATTtgcatgttcagaatgtggtaaaaggttTAGTCAGCAGTCACATTTAAAAAATCACaataggattcatactggagagaaaccatttacatgttcagaatgtggtaaaagatatAGTGATCCATCATCTTTAAAgaagcacaagaggattcatactggagagaaacctgttcagaatgtggtaaaagctttagttgGCAGTCAGCATTAAAAagacatgagaggattcatactggagagaaaccatatcaTGTCCAGAATGTGGCAAATGTTATAGAGATCCCTTAGCTTTAAAACTACACAAGAgggttcatactggagagaaaccatttacatgttcagaatgtgatTTAAACTTTAGTCGACAATCATGCTGTGCAGAATGTTGTAAAAGCTTAAATGGGTATCACATTTAAAAAGATAGAGAAAGAGTCATACAGGAGATATAGAAAGAAAGTGTATATGAACGTTTAACAGTGGCAGAAGGAACAACTATCAAGCAGAAATTCCTGATAGAAAATATTGTACAAAGCTAAAACTAATATTAAAGAGTGTACTAACATTACACCATTTCTGCATTCTTCTATAGCTTTGGTATTCTTGACTCTCAACTATAACTTTAAGTGTAGACTGTACATTTTTAGACTTGAAGAAGGGATGAACCTCATAGAAATAGATTATAGACCATGCTCACTGTCtccggctgaatattgacctataACAACTCAACAATGAATAGAAATTGGAATACAActaattatgtataaaaactgtgATTATCCATATGGGAGAGAAAGATTCTCCatcgcttgagtacctgaataaattcatgtttaccgttctgagctcccttgggagaatagtatagaaaattaaatgaatgaatgaataaataaatatatatcgtATGATTAAACTTTGTATCATCAATCAGGTTTAAAATGACTTCAGGGGTCCTTGAGAGTGAGAGGCCATTTACATGTCTAGAATGTGGTTAAAGCTTTAATGACTAATGAAATTTAAAACAGCACAAGAGGCTTCATATGGGGAGTAATTACCCTTAAAGGAAACAATTTtcttgttcagaatgtggtaaaaatttTTAGGTGGAATTGGCTTTAAAGGGGCAGAAGAGAATACAtacaggagagaaaccatatacatgctCAGAATGTGTAAAACCTTTAGTTACAAATCACACTTAAAACTCCACatgaggattcatactggagtaaaaccatgtggagaggcataatcgaaagtgTGCCTAAGTCTTAGGTTGGATGTCTTgtgcaagatgtccacaaacccagtagggaaattgtccattttcaaagctgccaaacatctatcttttatttttgaaaaagagCTAGGTATAAGTTTGGTCCTTAGAACATCTACTTTAttcctcattttcaaaaataaaagtgtCCACGTGAGAaacatacaaaagcaagttttgtagatgtagcCACCAACTACTTTGATCTCGGCAGAAagaatccctatcagctgagccagtttcgagGATTCCCAGTGGCTCAGCTAATAAGGAttgcccctgccaggatcagctgagccattgAACCCTACAcccatccccctgacatccctaGACCTTTCTGACATTCCTCCTACATCCCTGGGCCCCCTCCCACATTCCCAGACTACCTATACCATCATATGAGAAAACAAGGAGGGaagcccatcccctcctgccttcaGTGCCCCACGCTACAAATGACAGGGCTTTCTCCCTCCCAATGCCACAATGGTAAATCGTAATTGTTTTTACCCAGTTCCTCTGCACTTTTCTTGTATCCCTACTGCCGGTCTTAGGTTGATTTATTCCAATCCAGATGGAGTTCGGATTATCCTAACTCCATCTGGATCGGAACAGaaacccactctctcctgccggtcCAGATGGAGTTATGAGGATATCGGACTGAGTAGCGTTGCTCGGTGCTTCCACTGCTGCTGGAAAGACAGCCAAGAGTGTAATATTTAAGAAATAAAACCTTGTTTGTTATGTGTTAGTTTGTACACTGCAAGAAAGCGTTTTCATTAGGCCTGATTTTAAGAGtgtctgaaaaataaaacaaatataaatgataattaacattttttcttcaTACAGTatactttgtgtttcttttcaatTTGTGGTTTCCATAATTAATTAATATGATTAATTAATATTATTGAGGCTAGTAGGGATACTGCGGGGGATGGTGGGGACGATAGTTGCAGAGATGAGGCGGTAACAGGGATGGTggtcgcggggatgggacggggataatttttttccccgtatcattctgtaactcttagtccagtgagtttccagttttttcatcctATTGGTAAAATAGATTTTGACAAACCCTGCAAAATACTCATTGATGGCGTCAATGACATCCTTGTTTGAAATTTACCAAAAACTTTTCAAATGCACCACTGTTACCAAAAGATTGACATAGGGGACGTGATCAATTCCAGACcgctgcactcatctctcatctgaTGGCACCATTAAGAAGTACGTGTTGCGcactttcaaatgtatatatcagatttccagtgttggcacattttcaagagaaaaacaaTAGTTGCCCTGACTTAAGAATCAACCCACGTGCAGTAGGCTTTTGTCTGACATCGCTTTCAGCGCTACGGCTGTGGTGTTTTTCACTTCATTTTCTGAAGAGAACTCTTTCCACGCAGTTGTTTTTTTCAGGGTTgagaacatttcaagagttttataactgctctttccaagtttaacacaaaattcagtcACACACCTCTGGCGTATGAAGTCAACCCAACAATGATGTACCTGAAAaggttactatgagtttttgcctctttggctaggaggaggctttggtgcataggaagaggaatggacagtaagaaaaaggaggtattgatgcccctgtgtaagaccTTGTTTGGTTGGAAAAAACTATGTGGATAGGCTACATCCATGCCCCAATTCTTCCATATAttcctcagttcttaattctatCTCAGGGGAGATCAAATAAAGAAATCTCTCACAAAACTGTGGTTAAAATAGTCAAAGCTTTGAGGAGTATTTGACTGTTTACTGAAGTTGGTAAGTTCACAGTCAAAAGTCTCATCATATTACCTGTGGCTGGTCATTTTATTGGAAATTGACATAAttcattaattcattattaaacagaCATAGGTGGTACGTCCTCCAATTAAAAATTGCATACTTCAACAATATTCTATTGGGTCTATCCAAGTCATATGATTTCCCATTAATTTTACTTCCTTAGCAATAATGACTTAAACCCATCACATGCTATTGGCGTCATCTCTTGTCAGCAATAGAAGGAAGTGGACAACATGCTGACCTTGCACACATGTTCTATTCTATTGGAAATATCTTGAGCTCAtcaatacatgaagaaggacacggtactactcgagagggtccagagaagagcgactacaatggttaagggactggaggagttgctgtacagtgagagattagagaaactgggcctcttctcccttgaaaagaggagactgagaggggacatgatcgaaacattcaggaTAATGAAGGGAGTAgaattagtagataaagacaggttgttcaccctctccaaggtagagagaacgagacggcactctaaagttaaaaggggatagattccgtacaaacgtaaggaagttcttcttcacccagagagtgatagaaaactggaacgctcttccggaggctgttatagggaaaatcaccctccagggattcaagacaaagctagacaagttcctgctgaaccagagcgtacacaggtaaggctagactcaggcaactgatctttgacctaagggccgccgcgtgagcggactactgggcacgatgaaccactggtctgacccagcaacggcaatttttatgttcttaatatttgccCTAACTAGGTAAACaggaaaaatatgtttttataaacaAATATGTTAGTGTGACTTTTAGCTCATTTTCAGGGACCTATTGTCATGGCTCCAACATCTTGTTCTAGACATTAACcccaaatattttgttctattaaGGAAACATatgttctttagcactctccagacggTACAGTTTAATCTTTACGAGTGGgttatatatctcatcatgaccagcaggtggagactaaaaccaaaactgtggaatagtacataagaggtaCCTTCCCCTAGTCCTATCattcttctttcagtctccagcaggtgtgagtgagctgtacccatctcccttggtagggctgttggaatttgtttagggatccTAGTCTCCGTTTTTGTGCCAGATTGATCTTGGGTGGGCCGTGTTTGGTGGTCCGTCCAACCTCGGAGGTGTCAAACCTGGCGGATCtagtgctgggtccctcccccccatttcctccacctccccaacatttttttagaggtgcctcagcagtaagccttgccccctaagtgaAGCAAGGCATgctgctttgagagccagtggagtctgttctataAAAAATCCTAAGGTAGTGCTgttctgaagggttgctttcccttaaAACATGCTGTAATTCGTCTTTGAGGTATTGAATTATATAGGTATATCTGGTTGGTACGCCGCAGCATTACGTGCCTTATATTCGACACCTACAGCAAGACTACTCAtcaatgacattattactgacccaatCCCTATTGAAAGAGGTACccgacagggctgtcccctgtctcccctcttatTTTTGTTGTACTTAGAACCTTTTCTTCGTACTGTAGTAGTGGGTGTGGACATCGGGAACCATTCCCTCAAAGTGTTAGCCTTTGCGGATGATCTCCtatttttgctaactgacccCCCCGCACTCTATTACATATCTATTGCAAGCACTTGACGGATTTAAATTCTATTCGGGCTTTACGTTGAATTACCAGAAATCTATGGCATTAGCCAGCCCAGTGACATTACAGCAAACATGGAGAGGCCACTTCCCTTTACATGGCCCTTGACCTCGATTCGCTATCTGGGGGTCTGGATACCTAGAGACCTTACGACTCTATGACAGCAATATCACCCCACTGCTTCATGATACCTCACAAAATCTACAGAACTGGTCCACTTTCCCCCTTTCGGTGGCGGGTcgggtagccctttttaatatggtgctctttccaaATGGTTATATCGTTTTCAGGTCCTGCCTCTGCTATTATCTTTTACCCATAATACACGGTTAACGACAGATTTACAACACTTTCTTTGCGGAGGTAAGCGACCCCCGTATGCAATTTCTTCGGATGTGCTTACCTAGGGGAGCTATGGTTTATTGAATGTACGTTGGTATGCcatggcttgtcagatgagacatattaatgattggttcagAGGGACTTCTGATTTTACTGCAACACCATTGGAGCTATCTTTGTTGGCTCCGTATCATGTGAGCTAATTCTTGCATGTGGCAGATCCACGGATACTTCCTTTGATATCCCACTATCCGATCTTTGCGCCAGCTCGGCGAACCTGGAAGTGGGTGTGTAAATCTGCACAACTGTCTTCTGGGGTGTCCTTATATTTACCAATACAGGGCGATGGAGCGTTTCAGCCGGGATTGCAAACTGCCGCCTTTTCTAGAGGGAAGGCACAGGGACTTCAGTATCGTTTCACctgttttcagaagaggggaGCCTGGCAACATTTGCGGAACTACAACAAACCTTTGACTTACAGTCTAATGACCTATTTGCTTATGACCAGATTCGCCATTATGTGCAGTCCCTACCTGTGACTTTTCTTACTAGGACAGCAGGGAGGCTCTTTCGGAACTCTttagcctttcagcccaacagaggattcctttacggtttcatattgtggggatccagGACTGTCAATCGGGCCCCAATCTGGACATTTTAGCAGCAGCATGGGCTGAGGACTTACCACTGTCAGTTAACGGCTCAGCAGCTCCAGccggtcctgaagaacattcaaagGTGTCTCCTAACTTcacccactgggaaatgcaattgaaaattgtttctGAGACTTTGCATTCCACCGGAACGAGCAGCCCGGATGGGATTACTGCATCTCATTCTTGTCTGAAATGTAATCAGGCTCTTGCTTCTTTAAGTCATATGTTTtggacctaccccaaaaatttcaacagttttggagacatcttggacATTATACTACAATGCTTTGGGGGAGGCGTTGGCtcccgcaaccgagggcgttatttggattttataacatagccacaCCCAAACCCAGGGTAATGTCAGCATTTATAACCAAAGTGCTTTTGCTGGGGAAGAAAGCTATCCTCACTAACTGGCTTTCCGTGATCCCCCGTCCTATGCCCAATGGAGATCCCTACATGAATAATTCATGCACGTTAGAGCGGCGACTGGTGGGAGACTTG
Protein-coding sequences here:
- the LOC117354995 gene encoding zinc finger protein 585A-like, yielding MAAGASAQMQVKFEDVAISFSQEEWEYLNEEQKQLYREVMEENYQTLLSLATGSLTFTPKIISHIKHEEEPYIRGEPESEERESGKSSCSDHQIQHKWKREKNQGEEPVEMEQIQTQSENVCENISQGTEKMNTKNYKQKSKKERDPTEMQLKFEDVAVSFSQEEWEYLDEGQKELYREVMKENYETLISLGSVRISPDLLSWIKQDGETHIQDPQESGEREVRHSDTADTEAMQETKREENQEKWLLEIEPIPRQPGNVGENISQRNESQNTRNYQQESEKKPRDPARDSLDAVTEGEKSDGELANIPELQRHPREEKPLRNKNSDQMDFQLRQGKKKGKKSILQDTVGKSLGLKCLQRIHESERPFTCSECGKRYSDPSALKTHKRIHTGEKPYSCSECGKSFSWQSTLKRHKRTHTGEKPFTCSECGKSFSQLSTLKRHKRIHTGEKPFTCSECGKSFIWQSHLENHNRIHTGEKPFTCSECGKSHCDRSAFKRHMMMHSGEKLYTCSECGKSFSRQSILKGHKRTHTGEKPFTCSECGKSFSQQSHLKNHNRIHTGEKPFTCSECGKSHCDRSAFKRHMMMHSGEKPFTCSECGKSFSRQSILKGHKRTHTGEKPFTCSECGKSFIWQSDLKNHNRIHTGEKPFTCSECGKSHCDRSAFKRHMMMHSGEKPYTCSECGKTFSRQSHLKNHNRIHTGEKPFTCSECGKRHHDPSAFKRHMMMHSGENLYTCSECGKSFIQQLHLKRHKRIHTGEKPYTCLECGKSFSQQSHLKNHNRIHTGEKPYTCSECGKSHCDRSAFKRHMMMHSGEKPYTCSECGKTFSRQSHLKNHNRIHTGVKPFTCSECGKRHHDPSAFKRHMMMHTGENLYTCSECGKSFIWQLHLKMHKRIHTGEKPYTCLECGKSFSQQSHLKNHNRIHTGEKPYTCSECGKSFNQQSHLKNHNRIHTGEKPFTCSECGKRYRDPSALKRHIMMHSGEKLYTCSECEKSFSRQSTLKRHKWTHTGEKTICMFRMW